A window of Leclercia adecarboxylata contains these coding sequences:
- a CDS encoding RidA family protein, giving the protein MSKLVRKNYPELGDVKAPYVHSVKHADTLYISGLTAFGTPAQHKGITAQAEEIFSQIRKIICSEGADFSSLIKVTIFITSFAEINALREVLYRNYGEHLPASSLVEVSRLFSPDLSIEIEAIFSL; this is encoded by the coding sequence ATGAGCAAACTGGTAAGAAAGAATTACCCTGAACTGGGGGACGTCAAAGCCCCCTATGTCCACTCCGTTAAGCATGCTGATACGCTTTACATATCCGGATTAACCGCTTTTGGCACACCCGCGCAACATAAAGGCATCACGGCGCAGGCCGAGGAAATTTTTAGTCAGATACGGAAAATTATCTGTTCAGAAGGCGCTGATTTTTCGTCACTCATTAAAGTGACCATCTTTATCACCTCTTTTGCTGAGATCAATGCGCTGCGCGAGGTGCTGTACCGTAATTACGGTGAACATTTGCCTGCCAGTTCGCTGGTGGAGGTCAGCCGCCTCTTTTCACCGGACCTCTCAATCGAAATTGAGGCGATCTTCAGCCTGTAG
- a CDS encoding VF530 family DNA-binding protein: MTAHPSKDPLHGVTLEMMVNALVARYGWAQLGKLIKINCFNSDPSVKSSLKFLRRTPWARAEVETLYLDSLEDTAPGNADDDTTSPWARARANR; the protein is encoded by the coding sequence ATGACCGCTCACCCTTCCAAAGATCCTCTGCATGGCGTCACGCTTGAGATGATGGTTAACGCCCTGGTGGCGCGCTACGGCTGGGCGCAGCTGGGAAAGCTGATTAAAATCAACTGCTTTAACAGCGATCCCAGCGTGAAATCCAGCCTGAAGTTTTTGCGCCGCACGCCCTGGGCCCGCGCCGAAGTCGAAACCCTGTATCTGGACTCGCTGGAGGATACCGCGCCGGGCAACGCCGACGACGATACCACCAGCCCGTGGGCCAGAGCGCGCGCCAACCGTTAA
- the glgX gene encoding glycogen debranching protein GlgX gives MANAKSYEIQAGQSYPLGANYDDKGVNFALFSACAERVELCLFDPTGQHEIARLELPEYTDEVWHGYVPDLKPGALYGYRVYGPYDPENGHRFNPHKLLLDPYARALTGELKWNAAHFGYELGHDELDLSFDTRDSAPFTPRCRVIDPRVFDGQDPHRPSVPWSETILYETHVKGFTQLHPAIPPELRGTFEGMGHKAIVDYIKSLGITSVELLPVHAFPDDQHLLDRGLKNFWGYNTLNFFSPASRYYGPNGIQGFRDMVRAFHDAGIEVILDVVYNHTAEGNELGPTLSFKGIDNFSYYRTIAGQHRYYVNDTGTGNTLNTSHPRVLQMVMDSLRYWAESMHIDGFRFDLGTILGREPEGFDQRGGFFDAMMQDPLLSRLKLIGEPWDIGPGGYQVGGFPPGWGEWNDKYRDTVREYWRGDNVSSDFAARLLGSGDLYDQRGRRPWASINFITAHDGFTLNDLVSYNEKHNEANGEDNNDGHNDNRSSNYGVEGPTDDEQINALREQQKRNFLTTLLFSHGTPMLLAGDEFGRSQLGNNNGYCQDSEISWVHWENLPTSADALRNFTRHLIQLRASQPLLRRESWRDGMEIQWYNAGGGPQLPEHWDEGTTLGLYLTRADLQGQHGVWEEVLLLINPYEAAVPFRIPECGEGGWVLELSTVEGDDLERAVTPDTDFPLAGRSIVLLRRP, from the coding sequence ATGGCAAATGCGAAATCCTATGAAATTCAGGCGGGCCAGAGCTACCCGCTCGGCGCAAACTACGACGACAAGGGCGTTAACTTTGCGCTCTTTTCGGCCTGCGCTGAACGCGTTGAGCTGTGCCTTTTTGACCCTACGGGTCAGCACGAAATCGCCCGACTGGAGCTGCCGGAGTACACCGACGAAGTGTGGCACGGCTACGTTCCGGATCTGAAACCGGGCGCCCTGTACGGCTATCGCGTTTATGGTCCTTACGATCCGGAAAACGGCCATCGCTTTAACCCGCATAAACTCTTGCTCGATCCCTATGCCCGCGCCCTGACCGGGGAGCTGAAATGGAACGCCGCTCATTTTGGTTATGAACTGGGGCATGACGAGCTCGATCTGAGCTTTGATACCCGCGACAGCGCGCCGTTCACGCCGCGATGCCGGGTGATCGACCCGCGGGTCTTTGACGGACAGGATCCGCATCGCCCGTCGGTGCCATGGTCTGAAACGATTCTCTATGAAACGCACGTGAAAGGCTTTACCCAGCTTCATCCGGCGATCCCGCCTGAACTGCGCGGCACGTTTGAGGGGATGGGGCATAAAGCGATTGTCGATTATATCAAAAGCCTCGGCATCACCTCCGTGGAGCTGCTGCCGGTGCACGCTTTCCCGGACGATCAGCATCTGCTGGACAGGGGGCTGAAAAACTTCTGGGGTTATAACACCCTGAACTTCTTCTCCCCGGCGTCGCGCTATTACGGCCCTAACGGCATTCAGGGGTTCCGCGACATGGTGCGAGCCTTCCATGATGCGGGTATCGAAGTGATCCTCGACGTGGTCTATAACCACACCGCCGAGGGTAACGAGCTTGGTCCGACCCTCTCGTTCAAGGGGATCGACAACTTCTCGTACTACCGCACCATTGCCGGCCAGCACCGCTACTATGTGAATGACACCGGCACCGGCAATACCCTGAATACCTCGCACCCGCGGGTACTGCAGATGGTTATGGACTCCCTGCGCTACTGGGCTGAGTCGATGCATATCGACGGCTTCCGCTTCGATCTCGGCACCATTCTGGGGCGCGAGCCGGAAGGGTTTGACCAGCGCGGCGGCTTTTTCGATGCCATGATGCAGGATCCGCTCCTCTCACGGCTGAAACTGATCGGCGAGCCGTGGGATATCGGCCCCGGCGGCTATCAGGTGGGGGGATTCCCGCCCGGCTGGGGCGAGTGGAACGATAAATACCGCGACACCGTGCGCGAATACTGGCGCGGGGATAACGTCTCGTCGGACTTTGCCGCGCGCCTGCTCGGCTCCGGCGATCTCTACGACCAGCGTGGCCGTCGCCCGTGGGCCAGCATCAACTTTATTACCGCTCACGACGGCTTCACCTTAAACGATCTGGTCTCCTACAACGAGAAGCACAATGAGGCCAACGGCGAGGATAATAACGATGGCCACAATGATAACCGGTCATCAAATTATGGTGTCGAAGGCCCGACCGACGATGAGCAGATTAACGCCCTGCGTGAACAGCAGAAGCGCAACTTCCTGACCACGCTGCTCTTCTCACACGGTACGCCGATGCTGCTGGCCGGGGACGAGTTTGGCCGCAGCCAGCTGGGGAACAATAACGGTTACTGTCAGGACAGTGAAATTAGCTGGGTACACTGGGAGAATTTGCCTACCAGCGCCGACGCGCTGCGTAACTTCACCCGCCATCTTATTCAGCTGCGGGCCAGCCAGCCGCTGTTGCGCCGTGAAAGCTGGCGTGACGGAATGGAGATCCAGTGGTACAACGCGGGCGGCGGGCCTCAGCTGCCGGAACACTGGGATGAGGGCACTACCCTTGGGCTCTATCTCACCCGGGCCGATCTACAGGGTCAACACGGGGTCTGGGAGGAGGTGCTACTGTTGATCAACCCGTACGAGGCTGCTGTCCCGTTCCGTATCCCGGAATGCGGGGAAGGGGGCTGGGTACTGGAGCTGAGTACGGTGGAAGGTGACGACCTGGAACGGGCCGTTACCCCGGACACTGACTTCCCGCTGGCGGGCCGCAGTATCGTGTTGTTACGCCGACCTTAA
- the treY gene encoding malto-oligosyltrehalose synthase: MIPTATWRIQFRNGMTFDRAASLVPYLQQLGISHLYASPIFTAARDSTHGYDVTDANEIDPTLGGRAGFDRLSSALKSAGLGLILDIVPNHMSTSLENAWWRDVIEHGEKSRYARHFDIDWSRRLTLPFLGDDFEVVLANGDISVQRDPDTGKPALAVYDAFYPLTPDSWMGREEEVLGLRDPAAITRLHNQQPWRLTSWRDAPRDLSWRRFFEITGLVGVRVEDDAVFDDSHALILELVRSGAVDGLRIDHVDGLADPRAYLQRLRQEAGPECYITVEKILSKGENLPTDWPISGTTGYEFIASLSEVLVDDDKIDRLRQAYDTVIGTPVDMDAELRAARLLMVDRNFAGEFSTLVKLATNLAQTEGVAFEEETLRLALRELLVAFPVYRTYGTAQGMSAADVRLLHSVLAHVTADQPSLDLLTRILTGEVSDAARDTASEFRTRFQQLTGPLMAKSVEDTLFFRQHMDLALNEVGAEPVPRAFSLTRFHSEMAARRERQPDALSGTSTHDTKRGEDARARLYTLTEAPEMWAECVARWQQLNQTHVRFLNDGTAPRGADTWMLYQALAGVWPPELQPEDAAGLKALEERFLAFVEKALREAKLRTDWVDSNEAYETVVLEYARHLLSPENQDFLRDFTSALRPFIRAGLVNSLSQTVIKLTGPGVPDVYQGSEGLNFSLVDPDNRREPDFALLSQQLQRADRHTASHEASWLDGQLKVYVTSTLLHLRQRKPALFRWGSYVALLTRGERADKAIAFARMDDDDALIVVAPRLAFARAAEAFPVNGAALWGETEVVLPAELAGRRYQDCFSGEIVMPGESLKLHDAQDCWRVLIACSE, translated from the coding sequence ATGATCCCCACAGCGACCTGGCGTATTCAGTTTCGTAATGGCATGACCTTCGATCGTGCCGCCAGTCTGGTGCCTTATCTGCAACAGCTCGGCATCAGCCATCTGTATGCCTCGCCGATATTTACCGCTGCCCGTGATTCAACCCACGGTTATGACGTGACCGATGCCAATGAGATAGACCCGACCCTTGGCGGTCGCGCCGGGTTTGACCGTTTGTCCAGCGCCCTGAAGTCGGCGGGGCTGGGGCTGATCCTCGACATCGTCCCTAACCATATGTCCACCTCGCTGGAGAACGCCTGGTGGCGGGATGTGATTGAGCATGGCGAGAAGAGCCGCTATGCCCGCCATTTTGATATCGACTGGTCGCGCCGCCTGACGCTGCCGTTTTTAGGCGATGACTTTGAGGTGGTGCTGGCGAACGGCGACATCAGCGTGCAGCGCGACCCCGATACCGGTAAACCGGCGCTGGCCGTTTACGATGCCTTTTATCCGCTCACCCCCGACAGCTGGATGGGGCGGGAAGAGGAGGTGCTTGGCCTGCGCGACCCTGCTGCGATAACCCGCCTGCATAACCAGCAGCCATGGCGTCTTACCAGCTGGCGCGATGCCCCGCGGGATCTCTCCTGGCGGCGCTTCTTCGAGATAACCGGCCTGGTGGGGGTGCGGGTTGAAGACGACGCGGTATTTGATGACAGCCATGCGCTGATCCTGGAACTGGTCCGTTCCGGGGCGGTGGACGGGCTGCGTATTGACCACGTGGACGGCCTGGCCGATCCGCGCGCCTATCTGCAACGTCTGCGCCAGGAGGCTGGCCCCGAGTGCTATATCACCGTAGAGAAGATCCTCAGTAAAGGGGAGAACCTCCCGACGGACTGGCCCATCTCCGGGACCACCGGGTATGAATTTATCGCCTCGCTCTCTGAAGTGCTGGTGGATGACGACAAAATTGACCGTCTGCGTCAGGCCTACGACACCGTGATCGGTACCCCGGTGGATATGGATGCCGAACTGCGGGCTGCCCGCCTGCTGATGGTGGATCGCAATTTTGCCGGGGAGTTTTCCACCCTGGTGAAGCTGGCAACAAACCTGGCGCAGACAGAGGGCGTGGCCTTTGAAGAGGAGACGCTGCGCCTGGCGCTGCGGGAACTGCTGGTGGCCTTCCCGGTGTATCGCACCTACGGCACGGCGCAGGGGATGTCCGCCGCCGACGTGCGGCTGCTGCACAGCGTGCTGGCGCACGTCACTGCCGACCAGCCGTCTCTGGATCTCCTGACCCGCATTCTGACCGGCGAAGTCTCCGACGCGGCCCGCGACACGGCCAGTGAGTTCCGCACCCGCTTCCAGCAGCTGACCGGGCCGCTGATGGCGAAATCGGTCGAAGACACGCTGTTTTTCCGCCAGCACATGGATCTGGCGCTGAACGAGGTGGGGGCCGAGCCGGTTCCGCGCGCCTTCTCGTTAACGCGCTTTCACAGCGAAATGGCGGCGCGACGTGAGCGGCAGCCGGATGCGCTCTCCGGCACCTCAACCCACGATACCAAGCGCGGGGAAGATGCCCGCGCCCGGCTCTATACCCTGACCGAAGCGCCGGAGATGTGGGCGGAGTGCGTGGCCCGCTGGCAGCAGCTCAACCAGACCCATGTCCGCTTTCTGAACGACGGTACGGCGCCCCGAGGCGCCGACACCTGGATGCTCTATCAGGCGCTGGCGGGAGTCTGGCCGCCGGAGCTGCAACCTGAGGACGCGGCAGGACTGAAAGCGCTGGAAGAACGTTTTCTCGCCTTTGTGGAGAAAGCGCTGCGCGAAGCCAAGCTGCGCACCGACTGGGTGGACAGCAACGAAGCCTATGAAACGGTGGTGCTGGAGTATGCCCGCCATCTCTTATCCCCGGAGAATCAGGATTTCCTGCGCGACTTCACCAGCGCATTACGCCCGTTTATCCGCGCAGGCCTGGTCAACAGCCTGAGCCAGACGGTGATCAAACTGACCGGGCCGGGCGTGCCGGACGTTTATCAGGGCAGCGAAGGACTCAACTTTAGCCTCGTCGATCCCGACAACCGCCGCGAGCCGGATTTCGCGCTGCTGAGCCAGCAGCTTCAGCGCGCCGACAGGCACACCGCCTCCCACGAGGCGAGCTGGCTGGACGGGCAGCTGAAGGTGTATGTGACCAGCACGCTGCTGCACCTGCGCCAGCGCAAACCGGCGCTGTTCCGCTGGGGCAGCTATGTTGCGTTGCTGACCCGTGGTGAAAGGGCGGATAAGGCCATCGCCTTTGCCCGCATGGATGACGACGACGCGTTGATTGTGGTGGCACCCCGACTGGCGTTTGCCCGCGCTGCGGAGGCATTCCCGGTTAACGGAGCGGCCCTGTGGGGGGAAACAGAGGTCGTATTGCCTGCCGAACTGGCAGGGCGCCGCTATCAGGACTGTTTTAGCGGTGAAATCGTTATGCCAGGCGAAAGCCTGAAATTACATGATGCACAGGATTGCTGGCGGGTGTTAATTGCCTGCAGCGAATGA
- the treZ gene encoding malto-oligosyltrehalose trehalohydrolase, protein MTAKSITYWGYEHVDANTLRFHLWASGQEQVSLRLNDETLAMHPTGDGGFDLTVDYVKPGSTYSYILSDGTAVPDPASRAQQGDVNGPSLVCDPDSYVWRNTHWRGRRWEESVVYELHIGTFTPEGTFRAATERLPYLASLGITMIELMPVSQAGGNRGWGYDGVLLYAPHSAYGTPDELKAFVDAAHGLGLSVVLDIVLNHFGPEGNYLPRLSPDFFHPERMTPWGNGIAYDLAPVRQFITDVPLYWLTEFRFDGLRFDAIDHITDSSEKHVLEEIAERIREAITDRPVHLTTEDSRNIISLHPYREDGTPQLFTAEWNDDLHNAIHVLASGETHAWYRDFAHQPEKWVARALAEGFSYQGEITPRHREPRGVKSSDQPPVAFVDFIQNHDQVGNRAHGDRLLSLIGENRTKVLLAALLLSPHIPLLFMGEEYGETRPFLFFTDFHGELARAVREGRAKEFADHASHQEEGVPDPNSPETFERSKLDWDKLNQPEGESWLNFTRHLLELRQQAIVPLLATARNGGGKVLETGPGCVAVIWTFPRGTLSLAFNVGGHTEEMPDLPGETLFAWPEIHTELRPDTLIVRLAPGETH, encoded by the coding sequence ATGACAGCAAAATCTATTACGTATTGGGGTTATGAACACGTTGATGCGAACACCCTTCGCTTTCATTTATGGGCCAGCGGCCAGGAGCAGGTTTCCCTGCGTCTGAACGACGAGACTCTGGCGATGCACCCGACCGGTGACGGCGGCTTCGACCTGACGGTCGACTATGTCAAACCCGGCTCGACCTACAGCTACATTCTGTCTGACGGCACAGCCGTGCCGGACCCGGCTTCCCGCGCTCAACAGGGCGATGTGAATGGCCCATCGCTGGTATGCGATCCAGACAGCTACGTCTGGCGCAATACGCACTGGCGAGGCCGCCGCTGGGAAGAGAGCGTGGTCTATGAGCTGCATATCGGTACTTTTACCCCTGAAGGCACATTCCGCGCGGCCACCGAGAGACTGCCGTATCTGGCTTCGCTCGGTATCACCATGATTGAACTGATGCCCGTATCGCAGGCCGGAGGCAATCGCGGATGGGGCTATGACGGGGTCCTGCTCTATGCCCCGCACAGCGCCTACGGCACGCCGGATGAGCTGAAGGCCTTCGTCGATGCTGCCCACGGCCTGGGGCTGTCGGTGGTGCTGGATATCGTGCTGAACCATTTCGGGCCGGAGGGCAACTATCTCCCGCGCCTGTCGCCGGACTTTTTCCATCCAGAGCGGATGACGCCCTGGGGGAACGGCATTGCCTACGATCTGGCCCCCGTTCGCCAGTTTATTACCGATGTGCCGCTGTACTGGCTGACCGAGTTCCGCTTCGACGGACTGCGCTTCGACGCCATCGATCACATTACAGATTCATCTGAAAAACACGTTCTGGAGGAGATTGCTGAACGCATTCGGGAGGCGATCACCGATCGCCCGGTGCATCTCACCACCGAAGACAGCCGCAACATTATTTCGCTCCATCCGTACCGGGAGGACGGCACGCCGCAGCTTTTCACGGCCGAATGGAATGACGACCTGCATAACGCCATCCACGTACTGGCGAGTGGCGAAACCCACGCCTGGTACCGCGACTTTGCCCATCAGCCGGAGAAATGGGTGGCCCGGGCGCTGGCGGAAGGCTTCTCATACCAGGGCGAAATCACGCCCCGGCACCGGGAGCCGCGCGGCGTGAAAAGTAGCGATCAGCCGCCGGTGGCGTTTGTCGACTTTATTCAGAACCACGACCAGGTGGGTAACCGGGCCCACGGGGATCGTCTGCTCTCCCTTATCGGGGAGAACCGTACCAAAGTCCTGCTGGCCGCGCTGCTGCTGTCGCCGCACATTCCGCTGCTGTTCATGGGCGAGGAGTATGGCGAAACCCGGCCCTTCCTCTTCTTTACCGATTTTCACGGGGAGCTGGCCCGCGCGGTACGGGAAGGTCGGGCGAAAGAATTTGCCGACCACGCCAGCCATCAGGAAGAGGGGGTGCCCGATCCGAATTCGCCGGAGACGTTTGAGCGGTCAAAACTCGACTGGGACAAACTCAACCAGCCGGAGGGTGAGAGCTGGCTGAACTTTACCCGCCATCTGCTTGAGCTGCGCCAGCAGGCGATTGTGCCGCTGCTGGCGACGGCCCGCAACGGCGGGGGGAAGGTGCTGGAAACCGGACCCGGCTGCGTGGCGGTGATCTGGACGTTTCCACGGGGGACCTTGTCGCTGGCGTTCAACGTCGGCGGCCATACCGAGGAGATGCCGGATCTGCCGGGAGAAACCCTCTTTGCCTGGCCTGAGATCCATACTGAATTACGCCCCGACACCCTTATTGTCCGACTTGCCCCTGGAGAAACACATTAA
- a CDS encoding methyl-accepting chemotaxis protein, translated as MSLKKSSLAILLALLFFFVASAATNVWLAIKSNDSLDNVNKEIQVVLSIIDPINHSRTLRVRVMEYMQQVESGDTTGLNEKLASVKLALTKADGAFASFNAAPRLADEAPLVKDYNDAWLAYRDRGLAPLIEAASAHDKAKFDALIPLISGLDRQYEIVLDQVLSVHQQYAKQLNDDARSHFASGLIIIAAFAALFVVVIIGVSILMKRFVFTPIHLARAHCSRIAAGQLTEAVPQKAGSKNEIDLLMGSMEQMRLALLDTISQVREACRTVNYASQEIASGNIDLASRTEQQASALTETAASMEQLSATVANNTDNVYQAGKLVQDAVTNARTGEAVTREVIDTMNTIAANSQRIEDITSVINSIAFQTNILALNAAVEAARAGTQGRGFAVVATEVRTLAQKSAVAAKDIENLIAQSVSSVKSGSQLVNRSGEVIHAIIASVNKVNALMEQIQVASEEQSRGIGQVGQAVTEMDGVTQQNAALVQESAAAAASLEEQARHLTQSIASFRLPEPA; from the coding sequence ATGTCTTTAAAAAAATCTTCCCTTGCCATTCTGCTTGCCCTGCTGTTTTTCTTTGTCGCCAGTGCCGCTACCAACGTCTGGCTGGCCATTAAGAGCAATGACTCCCTGGATAACGTGAATAAAGAGATTCAGGTGGTGTTATCCATTATCGATCCCATCAACCACAGCCGTACCCTGCGCGTGCGGGTTATGGAGTATATGCAGCAGGTGGAGAGCGGGGACACCACCGGTCTCAACGAGAAGCTGGCCTCCGTTAAGCTGGCCCTGACCAAAGCGGACGGCGCGTTTGCGTCCTTTAATGCGGCACCACGTCTGGCGGATGAGGCGCCGTTAGTCAAAGATTACAACGACGCCTGGCTGGCCTACCGCGATCGTGGCCTGGCCCCGCTGATTGAAGCGGCCTCCGCCCACGATAAAGCGAAGTTTGATGCCCTGATCCCGCTGATTTCCGGTCTCGATCGTCAGTATGAAATCGTCCTCGACCAGGTGCTCTCTGTGCACCAGCAATACGCGAAACAGCTGAATGACGATGCGCGTTCCCACTTTGCCTCTGGCTTGATCATCATTGCCGCTTTTGCCGCGCTGTTTGTGGTGGTGATTATCGGGGTAAGTATCCTGATGAAGCGCTTCGTGTTCACGCCGATTCACCTGGCCCGGGCGCACTGCAGCCGGATCGCTGCCGGTCAGCTTACAGAAGCGGTGCCGCAGAAAGCCGGATCCAAAAATGAGATCGACCTGCTGATGGGCTCGATGGAGCAGATGCGTCTGGCCCTGCTGGACACAATCTCTCAGGTGCGTGAGGCCTGTCGTACCGTGAACTATGCTTCGCAGGAGATCGCTTCCGGCAATATCGACCTGGCGTCCCGTACCGAACAGCAGGCGTCTGCCCTGACGGAAACCGCCGCCAGCATGGAGCAATTGAGCGCCACGGTCGCTAACAATACCGACAATGTTTACCAGGCCGGCAAGCTGGTGCAGGATGCGGTAACCAATGCCCGCACCGGGGAGGCCGTGACCCGCGAGGTGATCGATACCATGAACACCATCGCCGCAAACTCCCAGCGCATCGAAGATATCACCAGCGTGATTAACAGCATCGCGTTCCAGACCAACATCCTGGCGCTGAACGCCGCCGTTGAAGCCGCCCGGGCCGGTACCCAGGGCCGCGGATTCGCGGTGGTAGCGACCGAGGTCCGCACCCTGGCGCAGAAAAGCGCCGTGGCGGCAAAGGACATTGAGAACCTGATCGCCCAGTCGGTCTCCAGCGTGAAAAGCGGTTCGCAGCTGGTCAATCGCTCGGGTGAGGTGATTCATGCCATCATCGCATCGGTGAATAAGGTGAATGCGCTGATGGAGCAGATCCAGGTCGCCTCCGAGGAGCAGAGCCGCGGGATTGGTCAGGTAGGGCAGGCGGTGACAGAGATGGACGGCGTGACTCAGCAGAACGCCGCCCTGGTGCAGGAGTCTGCGGCTGCAGCAGCCTCGCTGGAAGAGCAGGCCCGACACCTCACGCAAAGCATCGCCAGCTTCCGCCTGCCGGAACCGGCATAA
- a CDS encoding diguanylate phosphodiesterase, whose protein sequence is MLTTLIYKSQLNSSCKSLSLLSLVEKAKCSNAALDVTGILLFNGLDFLQILEGSEEVIEQLFVKISQDKRHFGVVEMMRDYAPRRRFENVGMLLFDLRIDTPKSVRSSVLRYSKLDNYLAAEDRVFKFIQSFINQQKQTSNGSAFLPEKWTLTPESSPFGHSVDGLIANQICQFALQPIVQPGEGKISSLEALIRGNDGGSPERFFNGIDQDKVYEVDLQTKAYAFALAEKIGIGDHKIAINLLPMSLVNVPGAVDYLMDQILAHGLLPEQVVIEVTENEMISGFNQFNSAIKQLRAAGIGLAIDDFGSGYAGLSLLTRFQPDKLKIDREIVSNIHLSGPKQAIVKSIVSCCTDLEIALVAEGIEKIEEWCWLESAGIRRFQGFLFSRPKLNGVGDIHWPHFSSAAYLSD, encoded by the coding sequence GTGCTGACTACTCTCATTTATAAAAGCCAGTTAAATTCATCCTGCAAATCTTTATCCCTTCTCTCACTTGTTGAAAAAGCCAAATGCAGCAATGCCGCGCTGGATGTGACGGGCATTTTGCTGTTTAACGGCCTGGATTTTCTGCAGATCCTCGAAGGGTCGGAAGAGGTCATTGAACAGCTGTTCGTGAAGATAAGCCAGGACAAGCGCCATTTTGGCGTGGTGGAGATGATGCGTGATTACGCGCCGCGCCGCCGATTCGAGAACGTGGGCATGCTGCTGTTCGACCTGCGGATCGATACGCCAAAATCGGTGCGTTCATCCGTTCTTCGCTACAGCAAGCTGGATAATTATCTGGCGGCAGAAGACAGGGTATTTAAATTTATTCAGTCTTTTATCAACCAGCAAAAACAGACGAGCAATGGCTCGGCCTTTCTGCCAGAGAAATGGACTCTGACCCCGGAAAGCTCCCCCTTTGGTCATTCCGTTGACGGGCTGATTGCGAACCAGATCTGCCAGTTTGCCCTCCAGCCTATTGTGCAGCCCGGCGAAGGGAAAATTTCCTCGCTGGAGGCATTAATCCGTGGTAACGATGGCGGCAGCCCGGAGCGTTTTTTTAACGGCATCGACCAGGATAAAGTGTACGAAGTGGATCTCCAGACCAAGGCCTACGCCTTTGCGCTGGCCGAGAAAATCGGCATTGGCGATCATAAAATCGCCATAAATCTGCTGCCGATGTCGCTGGTGAACGTGCCTGGTGCCGTCGATTATCTGATGGACCAGATCCTTGCCCATGGCCTGCTGCCTGAGCAGGTGGTCATTGAAGTTACCGAAAACGAAATGATCTCCGGCTTCAACCAGTTTAACAGCGCCATTAAGCAGCTGCGGGCGGCGGGCATTGGCCTGGCAATTGATGATTTTGGCTCTGGTTATGCCGGGCTCTCGTTATTAACGCGCTTTCAGCCGGATAAACTGAAAATCGATCGCGAGATTGTCAGCAATATTCATCTCAGCGGCCCCAAGCAGGCGATTGTAAAATCGATTGTCAGCTGCTGCACCGACCTGGAGATTGCGCTGGTGGCCGAAGGTATTGAGAAGATCGAGGAGTGGTGCTGGCTGGAGTCGGCAGGCATCAGGCGTTTTCAGGGCTTTCTCTTCTCCCGGCCTAAATTAAACGGGGTGGGCGATATCCACTGGCCGCATTTTTCCAGCGCTGCTTATTTAAGCGATTAA
- a CDS encoding SDR family oxidoreductase, with the protein MNTVLTGKVALVTGGTSGIGLATAKELQEQGAKVYITGRRQAELESAVATLGGQVTGIRADASVLADLDRVYAQIAEQSGRLDVLFDNAGGGDMQPLGAITEEHFDRIFATNVRGVLFTVQKALPLLADKASVILTGSTVSVKGTANFSVYSASKAAVRNFARSWALDLQGRGIRVNVVSPGPIKTPGLGELVPEDQRQGLFDALAATVPLGRIGQPEEVGKAVAFLASDAASFINAVELFVDGGMAQI; encoded by the coding sequence ATGAACACAGTCTTAACAGGTAAGGTCGCTCTGGTGACCGGCGGCACCAGCGGTATCGGTCTGGCAACGGCGAAAGAGCTGCAGGAACAGGGGGCGAAGGTCTATATCACCGGTCGCCGTCAGGCAGAGCTGGAAAGCGCCGTCGCCACTCTCGGCGGGCAGGTCACCGGCATTCGCGCCGACGCCTCTGTACTGGCGGATCTCGACAGGGTATATGCACAAATCGCCGAACAGTCCGGGCGGCTGGACGTGCTCTTCGACAACGCCGGTGGCGGGGATATGCAGCCGCTGGGCGCGATTACCGAAGAGCACTTCGACCGTATTTTTGCCACCAACGTGCGCGGCGTGCTGTTTACCGTGCAGAAAGCGCTACCCTTGCTGGCTGATAAAGCATCGGTGATCCTGACCGGCTCCACGGTCTCTGTTAAAGGCACCGCTAACTTCAGCGTCTACAGCGCCAGCAAGGCGGCGGTGCGGAACTTCGCCCGCTCCTGGGCGCTGGATCTACAGGGGCGCGGTATCCGGGTGAACGTGGTCAGCCCGGGCCCGATTAAAACGCCAGGGCTGGGCGAGCTGGTGCCGGAGGATCAGCGTCAGGGGCTGTTCGATGCGTTAGCCGCCACGGTACCGCTGGGCCGTATTGGCCAGCCGGAGGAGGTCGGCAAAGCGGTGGCGTTCCTTGCCTCCGATGCCGCCAGCTTTATCAACGCCGTTGAGCTGTTCGTGGATGGCGGGATGGCGCAGATTTAA